Proteins encoded by one window of Pseudonocardia alni:
- a CDS encoding maleate cis-trans isomerase family protein — MTGFAQPGAPGASPPRPTRVGLIVPSSNTTMETELPELFARQAAATGHRYTFHSARAALKNVTREELLAMVGKAAECAVAVSDADVDVIAYACLVAVMAQGPGAHAESERLIAEAAAGNGHPAEVVSSAGALVRTLTGMGVGRVAMITPYMRPLTRMVSDYVEGSGIEVLDATSLEVDDNLAVGCLDPGALPGIARRLRLEGAEAVVLSACVQMPSLPAVQAVEDELGLPVVTAATATTHEVLRALGHTPAISGAGRLLAG, encoded by the coding sequence ATGACCGGTTTCGCGCAGCCCGGAGCCCCCGGAGCGTCGCCCCCTCGACCGACCCGCGTCGGCCTGATCGTCCCGAGCTCGAACACGACGATGGAGACCGAGCTCCCCGAGCTGTTCGCCCGTCAGGCCGCGGCCACCGGGCACCGGTACACGTTCCACTCCGCACGCGCGGCACTGAAGAACGTGACGCGCGAGGAGCTGCTCGCGATGGTCGGGAAGGCCGCCGAGTGCGCAGTGGCCGTGTCCGACGCCGACGTCGACGTCATCGCCTACGCCTGCCTCGTGGCCGTCATGGCCCAGGGCCCGGGCGCGCACGCGGAGTCCGAGCGGCTGATCGCCGAGGCGGCCGCCGGCAACGGCCACCCCGCCGAGGTCGTCAGCAGCGCCGGAGCCCTGGTCCGCACGCTGACCGGGATGGGCGTCGGCCGCGTCGCGATGATCACGCCCTACATGCGGCCGCTCACCCGGATGGTCTCCGACTACGTCGAGGGCTCGGGGATCGAGGTGCTGGACGCGACGAGCCTGGAGGTCGACGACAACCTCGCCGTCGGCTGCCTCGACCCCGGTGCGCTGCCCGGGATCGCCCGCAGGCTCCGGCTCGAGGGGGCAGAGGCCGTCGTCCTGTCCGCGTGTGTGCAGATGCCGTCGCTGCCCGCCGTCCAGGCCGTGGAGGACGAGCTCGGGCTGCCGGTGGTGACCGCGGCCACCGCGACCACCCACGAGGTGCTCCGGGCGCTCGGACACACCCCCGCGATCAGCGGCGCCGGCCGCCTGCTGGCGGGATGA
- a CDS encoding DnaJ C-terminal domain-containing protein yields the protein MARDHYEVLGVGRDAGAEEIQAAYRRLARANHPDVNRDPAAEDRFKEINDAYHVLSDPSSRRRYDRFGDDHRRVPEDWEERVSRAGSRGGSGATRDGGFSGFGDAGVAGAGFTDVGGAGVDIEDLLGGLFGRGRGGATVGGADQEAELPLTVEEAYHGGRREMQLSGTSGPRTYTVTIPPGVVDGQRIRLAGEGGRGLGGGAAGDLYLVVRILPDERYRLVGRDIVVGLPVSPWEAALGATVPVTTPGGEVTVTVPPGSSTGRTLRLRGEGMPGRRGVRGDLVAELGVHVPARLTERERELFSELAQVSTFDPRREPTRPGTHGARRRKAATS from the coding sequence GTGGCGCGCGACCACTACGAGGTCCTGGGCGTCGGTCGTGACGCCGGCGCGGAGGAGATCCAGGCCGCCTACCGGCGGCTGGCCAGGGCCAACCACCCCGATGTCAACCGCGACCCGGCGGCCGAGGACCGGTTCAAGGAGATCAACGACGCCTACCACGTGCTGTCGGACCCGTCGTCGCGGCGCCGCTACGACCGCTTCGGCGACGACCACCGCCGGGTGCCGGAGGACTGGGAGGAGCGGGTGTCCCGTGCGGGGAGCCGCGGCGGGTCCGGAGCCACCCGGGACGGCGGGTTCTCCGGCTTCGGGGACGCGGGGGTCGCCGGAGCCGGGTTCACCGACGTCGGCGGGGCGGGGGTCGACATCGAGGACCTGCTGGGCGGGTTGTTCGGCCGGGGCCGCGGGGGCGCGACGGTGGGCGGCGCCGACCAGGAGGCCGAGCTCCCGCTGACCGTCGAGGAGGCCTATCACGGCGGACGGCGGGAGATGCAGCTGTCGGGTACCTCCGGTCCGCGCACCTACACCGTGACGATCCCGCCGGGCGTCGTCGACGGGCAGCGCATCCGGCTGGCCGGCGAGGGCGGCCGCGGCCTGGGCGGCGGCGCGGCGGGTGACCTGTACCTGGTCGTCCGCATCCTCCCGGACGAGCGCTACCGGCTGGTCGGGCGGGACATCGTCGTCGGGCTGCCGGTGAGCCCGTGGGAGGCGGCGCTGGGCGCGACGGTGCCGGTGACCACCCCGGGGGGCGAGGTCACCGTGACCGTGCCGCCGGGGTCCTCCACCGGGCGGACGCTGCGTCTGCGCGGCGAGGGCATGCCCGGTCGCCGCGGGGTCCGCGGCGACCTCGTCGCCGAGCTCGGCGTGCACGTACCGGCCCGGCTCACCGAGCGGGAGCGGGAACTGTTCTCCGAGCTCGCACAGGTGTCCACGTTCGACCCGAGACGGGAACCCACCCGCCCGGGAACCCACGGCGCCCGACGGCGGAAGGCGGCGACATCGTGA
- a CDS encoding general stress protein has product MSEPSTPVTDHTSTAPPDGGSTTRSGRRRIATFDDYPAAERAVERLTSHGFPVQRAAIVGRDLRSVEQIVGRLTVVTAVWRGALSGAVPGALIGWIFGLFAWIDPLIGGLLLAAYGLVLGAVLGAVVGLVVYAFQRGRRDFTSITVVEPRHFDLVVDEEVADEATRLLDREV; this is encoded by the coding sequence ATGTCCGAACCCTCCACCCCCGTCACCGACCACACGTCGACGGCTCCTCCGGACGGTGGCTCGACGACGCGCTCCGGCCGACGGCGGATCGCGACGTTCGACGACTACCCCGCGGCCGAGCGGGCCGTCGAGCGGCTCACCTCCCACGGGTTCCCCGTGCAGCGGGCCGCGATCGTCGGCCGCGACCTGCGGTCGGTCGAGCAGATCGTCGGGCGGCTGACGGTCGTCACCGCCGTCTGGCGGGGAGCGCTGTCCGGCGCGGTGCCCGGAGCCCTGATCGGCTGGATCTTCGGCCTGTTCGCCTGGATCGACCCGTTGATCGGGGGACTGCTGCTCGCGGCGTACGGCCTGGTCCTCGGCGCCGTGCTCGGCGCGGTCGTGGGCCTGGTCGTCTACGCGTTCCAGCGCGGCCGGCGCGACTTCACCTCGATCACGGTCGTGGAGCCCCGGCACTTCGACCTCGTCGTCGACGAGGAGGTCGCCGACGAGGCGACCCGGCTGCTCGACCGGGAGGTGTGA
- a CDS encoding TetR/AcrR family transcriptional regulator, translated as MARKRAARRRLVEHTAADVVAERGYEGAGFEEIGARLDLRGPSLHHYYSSQEELFLRTVENGHAEVLDRLRAIVARDLPAGERLRLLFVEQAIIELRDFRAFASLFLMSVPVPAIASRLAELRREHGQVVRSLACEVAEQHGVPPRRASIAVLPALGALGNLHSWYRPDGPLSLDRIATEVADVLLQPFLTAG; from the coding sequence GTGGCCCGCAAGCGGGCCGCCCGTCGCCGGCTCGTCGAGCACACCGCCGCCGACGTCGTCGCGGAGCGCGGCTACGAGGGCGCGGGATTCGAGGAGATCGGCGCCCGGCTGGACCTGCGGGGCCCCAGCCTCCACCACTACTACTCCTCCCAGGAGGAGCTGTTCCTCCGCACCGTGGAGAACGGGCACGCCGAGGTGCTCGACCGGCTCCGGGCGATCGTGGCGCGCGACCTGCCCGCGGGGGAGCGGCTGCGGCTGCTGTTCGTGGAGCAGGCGATCATCGAGCTCCGCGACTTCCGTGCGTTCGCCTCGCTCTTCCTGATGTCGGTGCCGGTCCCGGCGATCGCCTCCCGGCTCGCGGAGCTGCGCCGCGAGCACGGACAGGTCGTCCGGTCCCTCGCGTGTGAGGTCGCCGAGCAGCACGGCGTCCCGCCCCGACGGGCGAGCATCGCCGTGCTGCCGGCGCTGGGGGCCCTGGGCAACCTGCACTCCTGGTACCGCCCCGACGGCCCGCTGTCCCTGGATCGGATCGCGACGGAGGTCGCGGACGTCCTCCTGCAGCCCTTCCTCACCGCGGGCTGA
- a CDS encoding IclR family transcriptional regulator, which produces MTGSKGDGRGGTLVLRKISSILDSFTLESPEPTLRDLAKATGLPSSTCQRLVQDLVAEGYLDRDGDRYRIGIALVRWAAPGALGLDAVRLLRPLLADLRDQTGESACLYVRDGTFRTIVAAAETRHVVMRPFRVGMVMPIHAGAPGKVFLAFDPGARSELGEATLERFTDRTPASTVELDRQLDEVRAAGVAVAFGERHPDVGSVAAPVRDHTGDLAVVLGVGFPTSRIGPADVERLVGPVVTAARDATHELGGRPPADRG; this is translated from the coding sequence GTGACGGGGAGCAAGGGGGACGGGCGCGGTGGCACGCTGGTGTTGCGCAAGATCAGCTCGATCCTCGACAGCTTCACCCTGGAGTCCCCCGAGCCCACGCTGCGGGACCTGGCGAAGGCGACCGGGCTGCCGTCGAGCACGTGTCAGCGCCTCGTGCAGGACCTGGTGGCCGAGGGCTATCTCGACCGCGACGGCGACCGCTACCGGATCGGCATCGCGCTGGTGCGCTGGGCCGCGCCGGGGGCACTCGGGCTCGACGCGGTCCGGCTGCTCCGGCCGCTCCTGGCGGACCTGCGCGACCAGACCGGCGAGAGCGCCTGCCTCTACGTCCGTGACGGCACCTTCCGGACGATCGTCGCCGCCGCCGAGACCCGGCACGTCGTGATGCGGCCGTTCCGGGTCGGCATGGTCATGCCGATTCACGCCGGCGCGCCCGGCAAGGTGTTCCTCGCCTTCGATCCGGGCGCCCGGAGCGAGCTGGGGGAGGCCACGCTCGAGCGGTTCACCGACCGCACCCCGGCCTCGACCGTGGAGCTGGACCGGCAGCTCGACGAGGTGCGCGCCGCCGGTGTCGCGGTGGCGTTCGGGGAGCGGCATCCCGACGTCGGCTCGGTCGCCGCCCCGGTCCGCGACCACACCGGGGATCTCGCCGTGGTCCTCGGCGTGGGGTTCCCGACCTCCCGTATCGGTCCGGCCGACGTCGAACGGCTCGTCGGCCCGGTCGTCACGGCCGCCCGCGACGCGACCCACGAGCTGGGAGGCCGTCCGCCCGCCGACCGGGGCTGA
- a CDS encoding putative quinol monooxygenase, which produces MSVGVGLLVTLEARPGKESDVEEFLQAGRSLVGEEPATVAWFAVRLGPTTYAIVDFFPDDDGRTAHLQGRVGQALGERADELFATAPDIVRLDVVASKLP; this is translated from the coding sequence ATGTCGGTCGGAGTGGGACTGCTCGTGACACTGGAGGCGCGGCCGGGCAAGGAGAGCGACGTCGAGGAGTTCCTGCAGGCGGGGCGCTCGCTGGTCGGTGAGGAGCCGGCCACCGTGGCCTGGTTCGCCGTCAGGCTCGGTCCGACGACGTACGCGATCGTCGACTTCTTCCCCGACGACGACGGCCGCACCGCCCACCTGCAGGGCCGGGTCGGCCAGGCGCTGGGTGAGCGGGCCGACGAGCTGTTCGCGACGGCGCCCGACATCGTGCGGCTCGACGTCGTGGCGTCGAAGCTGCCCTGA
- a CDS encoding chaperone modulator CbpM → MTTHPLLVRPGRPLSQAEFARRSGVHPEHLHRLFALGLLRATPDTDGRLSVPAGELAAVRRIERLRSGLPVNYAALGLIVELLDRIGRLETALRTQRAAHDTTRGWIS, encoded by the coding sequence GTGACGACCCATCCCCTGCTGGTCCGGCCCGGCCGGCCCCTGAGCCAGGCCGAGTTCGCCCGGCGCAGCGGCGTTCACCCCGAGCACCTGCACCGCCTGTTCGCCCTCGGCCTGCTGCGGGCGACACCCGACACCGACGGCCGGCTGTCCGTCCCCGCCGGCGAGCTCGCCGCGGTCCGCCGCATCGAGCGGCTGCGCTCCGGGCTCCCGGTCAACTACGCCGCACTGGGCCTGATCGTCGAGCTGCTCGACCGGATCGGCCGTCTCGAGACGGCGCTGCGGACGCAGCGCGCCGCGCACGACACGACCCGAGGGTGGATCTCCTGA
- a CDS encoding Hsp20/alpha crystallin family protein translates to MTLMRFDPFRELDRLAERSLPPAARTMPMEALRRGEDFAVHLDLPGVHRDDVDVTVENNVVTIRARRMPQRAEGDEVIADERTYGEFSRQLFLGDNLDPNGLTADLADGVLTLLVPVSESSKPRRVALASSSQ, encoded by the coding sequence ATGACGCTGATGCGTTTCGACCCGTTCCGCGAGCTCGACCGGCTCGCCGAGCGAAGCCTCCCGCCGGCTGCCCGCACGATGCCGATGGAGGCCCTGCGCCGGGGCGAGGACTTCGCGGTGCACCTCGACCTGCCCGGGGTGCACCGCGACGACGTGGACGTCACCGTCGAGAACAACGTGGTCACCATCCGGGCCCGGCGCATGCCGCAGCGGGCGGAGGGGGACGAGGTGATCGCCGACGAGCGGACCTACGGCGAGTTCAGCCGGCAGCTGTTCCTCGGCGACAACCTCGACCCGAACGGCCTCACCGCCGACCTCGCCGACGGGGTGTTGACCCTGCTCGTCCCGGTCAGCGAGTCCAGCAAGCCCCGGCGGGTCGCACTCGCCTCGTCCTCCCAGTAG
- a CDS encoding PucR family transcriptional regulator: protein MDDRQQMVELRMQMSNVCSMFALAMVMFDRVEEPDILRLAISSVSALGPYRPLGSYLVDETGIRTADGDTGLVAPLLDLDGKEGGLDVPGAAWVWAFPMRAVSGHTGYLVVSAGREPSVDQRFLLTTLAQLTGAALVRADLHRREKAGTTELGELSTRLASTNHQLQDAVADLQQRQRIHETLTRAAAHGGGASGIADAVHTLTGLVVAVEDRFGNLLAWSGPGRPRTYPRPRPRVRDEMLAEVRRNGRAMRHRERIVAVAQPYDEVLGVLSIADPRQEAGERDVFALEHGAVVLAVELSHQRALAEADLRLRRDLVDDLINGADGESASARAAVIGHDLHRPHQVVVARWSPASDEALVEALRRAGSRVLGVTPLTTRRRGTAVLVVPQPDPADGRPPPWVELHDVVASLLRSTNGSIGVGRPCEDPSGLPQSYSEAMRALEVRTAAAGAGGATTFDELGIYRLLAAGDGDGEVRGFVREWLGTLIDYDTANRSDLVTTLWQYYECGGNYDATARALTIHRSTLRYRLRRIRDLSGHDLGAVESRLNLHVASRAWRVLGGAGAARERTRPPGAVPGR from the coding sequence ATGGACGATCGACAGCAGATGGTCGAGCTCCGCATGCAGATGTCGAACGTCTGCAGCATGTTCGCGCTGGCGATGGTCATGTTCGACCGGGTCGAGGAGCCGGACATCCTCCGGCTGGCGATCAGCTCGGTCTCCGCCCTGGGCCCCTACCGCCCGCTGGGCTCCTACCTGGTCGACGAGACGGGGATACGCACCGCGGACGGCGACACGGGCCTCGTCGCGCCCCTGCTCGACCTGGACGGGAAGGAGGGCGGTCTCGACGTCCCCGGGGCCGCCTGGGTCTGGGCCTTCCCCATGCGGGCGGTCAGCGGGCACACCGGCTACCTGGTCGTCTCGGCCGGGCGGGAACCCTCGGTCGACCAGCGGTTCCTGCTGACGACGCTCGCCCAGCTGACCGGGGCGGCCCTGGTCAGGGCGGACCTGCACCGCCGGGAGAAGGCCGGCACCACGGAGCTGGGTGAGCTCAGCACACGCCTCGCGTCGACCAACCATCAGCTCCAGGACGCCGTGGCGGACCTCCAGCAGCGTCAGCGGATCCACGAGACCCTGACCCGGGCGGCCGCGCACGGAGGCGGCGCATCCGGGATAGCCGACGCCGTCCACACCCTCACCGGTCTGGTCGTCGCGGTCGAGGACCGCTTCGGCAACCTGCTCGCCTGGTCCGGCCCGGGGCGTCCGCGGACCTATCCGCGGCCCAGGCCCCGGGTCCGCGACGAGATGCTGGCCGAGGTCCGGCGGAACGGGCGGGCCATGCGCCACCGTGAACGGATCGTGGCGGTCGCCCAGCCCTACGACGAGGTGCTCGGTGTGCTCAGCATCGCCGACCCCCGCCAGGAGGCCGGCGAGCGGGACGTGTTCGCGCTGGAGCACGGCGCGGTGGTGCTGGCCGTGGAGCTGTCCCACCAGCGTGCGCTGGCCGAGGCCGACCTGCGGCTGCGCCGCGACCTCGTCGACGACCTGATCAACGGCGCCGACGGCGAGAGCGCCTCCGCGCGCGCCGCGGTCATCGGGCACGACCTCCACCGGCCGCACCAGGTGGTGGTCGCCCGGTGGAGCCCGGCGAGCGACGAGGCGCTCGTCGAGGCCCTGCGCCGGGCCGGGTCCCGGGTCCTCGGCGTGACCCCGCTGACCACCCGGCGCAGGGGCACGGCCGTGCTGGTGGTGCCGCAGCCGGACCCGGCCGACGGGCGCCCGCCGCCCTGGGTCGAGCTGCACGACGTCGTGGCCTCGCTGCTGCGGTCGACGAACGGGTCGATCGGCGTGGGGCGGCCGTGCGAGGACCCGTCCGGGCTCCCGCAGTCCTACTCCGAGGCCATGCGTGCGCTCGAGGTCAGGACGGCCGCGGCGGGCGCCGGTGGCGCCACCACCTTCGACGAGCTGGGGATCTACCGGCTGCTCGCCGCCGGCGACGGCGACGGGGAGGTGCGGGGGTTCGTCCGAGAATGGCTCGGCACGCTCATCGACTACGACACCGCGAACCGGTCCGACCTCGTCACGACGCTGTGGCAGTACTACGAGTGCGGCGGCAACTACGACGCCACCGCGCGTGCCCTGACCATCCACCGGAGCACGCTGCGCTACCGGCTGCGGCGCATCCGCGACCTGTCCGGGCACGACCTGGGCGCGGTCGAGAGCAGGCTGAACCTGCACGTGGCGTCGCGCGCCTGGCGGGTCCTCGGCGGCGCGGGTGCGGCCCGGGAGCGCACCCGTCCTCCGGGCGCGGTCCCGGGCCGCTGA
- a CDS encoding ANTAR domain-containing protein — MSPQLATDHPGRERPRTATGPDQDPTTVLQRRVDNLARALHTRDAIGQAKGILVAHYGIEADEAFALLTRISQHTNTKLADLALTLVTRVRERRPALPQHCRVVTEVVQGLLERPGHPGAGRPVRDGVDR; from the coding sequence ATGTCGCCACAGCTCGCCACCGACCACCCGGGACGGGAACGGCCCCGCACGGCCACCGGACCCGACCAGGACCCGACCACCGTGCTCCAGCGGCGGGTGGACAACCTCGCCCGAGCCCTCCACACCCGGGACGCGATCGGTCAGGCCAAGGGCATCCTGGTCGCCCACTACGGCATCGAGGCCGACGAGGCGTTCGCCCTGCTGACCCGCATCTCCCAGCACACCAACACCAAGCTCGCCGACCTCGCCCTCACCCTGGTCACCCGGGTCCGCGAGCGCAGACCGGCACTCCCGCAGCACTGCCGCGTCGTCACCGAGGTCGTCCAGGGCCTGCTCGAGCGGCCCGGGCACCCCGGCGCCGGCCGGCCCGTCCGGGACGGGGTCGACCGGTGA
- a CDS encoding nucleotide exchange factor GrpE: protein MSVPSPEDQDTERGDGTETGTGTAAAAGTDVEDRWRRAVADLDNVRKRAARDLARERAAERARVAGAFLPVLDTIDMALAHADADPGAIVAGVRAVREQALTVLSELGYPRQDDVGVPFDPLRHEVVAVVSPEEAGLPAGAVAAVQRPGYGEPERQLRPATVTVTGGSGR from the coding sequence ATGAGCGTCCCGTCACCGGAGGACCAGGACACCGAGCGCGGCGACGGGACCGAGACCGGGACCGGGACCGCCGCTGCGGCGGGGACCGACGTCGAGGACCGGTGGCGGCGTGCGGTCGCCGACCTCGACAACGTCCGCAAGCGCGCGGCCCGCGACCTGGCCCGGGAACGGGCCGCCGAGCGGGCGCGGGTGGCGGGTGCCTTCCTGCCCGTGCTGGACACGATCGACATGGCGCTCGCGCACGCCGACGCCGACCCGGGCGCCATCGTGGCGGGGGTCCGGGCGGTGCGGGAGCAGGCGCTGACCGTGCTCTCCGAGCTCGGCTACCCGCGGCAGGACGACGTCGGCGTCCCGTTCGACCCGCTCCGCCACGAGGTGGTCGCGGTCGTCAGCCCGGAGGAGGCCGGGCTGCCCGCCGGCGCCGTCGCCGCCGTGCAGCGACCGGGCTACGGCGAGCCGGAACGGCAGCTGCGACCTGCGACGGTCACCGTGACCGGCGGGTCGGGGCGGTAG
- the dnaK gene encoding molecular chaperone DnaK: protein MARAAGIDLGTTNSVIAVWEGGQADVVPNAEGTRTTPSVVAFAENGDRLVGQLARRQTILNPMGTISSVKRFIGRTFAEVEQEAGQVPYDVVPDDDGNARIRVRDKLYAPEELSAMILRKLVDDASRHLGEKVTEVVITVPAYFNDAQRTATRDAGRIAGLEVLRIINEPTAAALAYGMDKKEHETVLVYDLGGGTFDVSLLDVGDGVVEVRATAGDTHLGGDDFDRRIVDHLAEGFRKENGIDLREDPQALQRLFEAAEKAKVELSSVTRTQVSLPFVTADATGPKHLTTSLMRSTFEELVGDLLERTMGPLRQAMSDAGMSPDDIDEVILVGGSTRVPAVQNLVRRLTGGRDPNMTVNPDEVVAVGAGIQAGVLTGDVSDVLLLDVTPLSLGVETQGGVMTRIVDRNTTVPVRRSETFSTAADDQPAVDVVVLQGERERAADNRVLGRFQLADIRPAPRGEPQVEVTFDIDANGILDVTARDQDTGKEQRITISESSNLDGADIERMVAEAEENRSADQQLRQEVDARNELDSLAYRAQRLLDERGDAVPAHERSRAELAIADARRAVEEQAPGERLRELSTELQSVIGGLQAAGSGGARETGGAGPDGDAVDDDVIDAEFDRSG from the coding sequence GTGGCCAGGGCCGCCGGCATCGACCTCGGCACCACCAACTCGGTCATCGCCGTCTGGGAGGGCGGACAGGCCGACGTCGTCCCCAACGCCGAGGGGACCCGCACCACCCCGTCGGTCGTGGCGTTCGCCGAGAACGGTGACCGGCTGGTCGGCCAGCTCGCCCGCCGCCAGACCATCCTCAACCCGATGGGCACCATCTCCTCGGTCAAACGGTTCATCGGGCGGACGTTCGCCGAGGTCGAGCAGGAGGCCGGCCAGGTCCCCTACGACGTCGTGCCGGACGACGACGGCAACGCGCGGATCCGGGTGCGGGACAAGCTGTACGCGCCCGAGGAGCTCAGCGCGATGATCCTGCGCAAGCTGGTCGACGACGCGAGCCGCCACCTCGGGGAGAAGGTGACCGAGGTCGTCATCACCGTCCCGGCGTACTTCAACGACGCCCAGCGCACGGCGACCAGGGACGCCGGCCGGATCGCCGGCCTCGAGGTGCTGCGGATCATCAACGAGCCGACGGCCGCGGCGCTGGCGTACGGGATGGACAAGAAGGAGCACGAGACGGTGCTCGTCTACGACCTCGGCGGCGGCACGTTCGACGTCAGCCTGCTCGACGTCGGCGACGGCGTGGTCGAGGTCCGGGCCACCGCGGGCGACACCCACCTCGGCGGCGACGACTTCGACCGGCGGATCGTGGACCATCTCGCCGAAGGGTTCCGGAAGGAGAACGGCATCGACCTGCGGGAGGACCCGCAGGCCCTGCAGCGGCTGTTCGAGGCCGCCGAGAAGGCCAAGGTCGAGCTCAGCTCGGTCACCCGGACCCAGGTCAGCCTGCCGTTCGTGACCGCGGACGCGACCGGGCCCAAACATCTCACGACCTCGCTCATGCGCTCGACATTCGAGGAGCTCGTCGGCGACCTGCTCGAGCGGACCATGGGCCCGCTGCGGCAGGCGATGAGCGACGCCGGGATGAGCCCGGACGACATCGACGAGGTCATCCTGGTCGGCGGCTCCACGCGGGTCCCGGCCGTGCAGAACCTGGTCCGGCGCCTCACCGGCGGCCGGGACCCCAACATGACGGTCAACCCGGACGAGGTGGTGGCCGTCGGCGCCGGCATCCAGGCCGGCGTGCTCACGGGCGACGTCTCCGACGTGCTGCTCCTCGACGTGACCCCGCTGTCGCTGGGCGTGGAGACCCAGGGCGGGGTGATGACCCGGATCGTGGACCGCAACACGACGGTGCCGGTGCGCCGCAGCGAGACCTTCTCCACCGCGGCGGACGACCAGCCCGCGGTGGACGTGGTGGTGCTGCAGGGCGAGCGCGAGCGTGCCGCGGACAACCGGGTGCTCGGGCGGTTCCAGCTCGCCGACATCCGGCCGGCCCCCCGGGGCGAGCCGCAGGTCGAGGTCACGTTCGACATCGACGCCAACGGCATCCTCGACGTCACCGCCCGCGACCAGGACACCGGCAAGGAGCAGCGGATCACGATCTCCGAGAGCTCCAACCTGGACGGTGCCGACATCGAGCGGATGGTCGCCGAGGCCGAGGAGAACCGGTCGGCCGACCAGCAGCTGCGCCAGGAGGTCGACGCCCGCAACGAGCTCGACTCCCTGGCGTACCGGGCGCAGCGCCTGCTGGACGAGCGCGGCGACGCCGTCCCCGCCCACGAGCGGTCCCGCGCGGAGCTCGCGATCGCCGACGCACGCCGGGCCGTCGAGGAGCAGGCCCCGGGCGAGCGGCTCCGCGAGCTGTCCACGGAGCTGCAGAGCGTGATCGGCGGGCTGCAGGCCGCCGGGAGCGGTGGTGCCCGGGAGACCGGCGGCGCCGGCCCCGACGGGGACGCCGTGGACGACGACGTGATCGACGCCGAGTTCGACCGGAGCGGATGA
- a CDS encoding GlcG/HbpS family heme-binding protein, giving the protein MRQIETVTLEEARRVIAAGERKAHEIGSPSNVAVVDAGGNLVAHIRMDDAWMGSIDISINKAFTARAFDIPTGDLATSSQPGEQFFGINGSNHGRVMIFAGGVPLHGSDGNVVGAVGVSGGSGEQDRVVAEAAEAAFRPVPAPA; this is encoded by the coding sequence ATGCGACAGATCGAGACAGTGACCCTCGAGGAGGCCCGCCGGGTGATCGCCGCGGGCGAGCGGAAAGCCCACGAGATCGGCTCTCCGAGCAACGTGGCGGTGGTCGACGCGGGCGGGAACCTGGTGGCCCACATCCGGATGGACGACGCCTGGATGGGCAGCATCGACATCTCGATCAACAAGGCCTTCACCGCACGGGCCTTCGACATCCCGACCGGCGACCTCGCGACGAGCTCCCAGCCCGGCGAGCAGTTCTTCGGCATCAACGGCTCCAACCACGGCCGGGTGATGATCTTCGCCGGCGGGGTGCCGCTGCACGGGAGCGACGGGAACGTCGTCGGCGCGGTCGGGGTCTCGGGAGGCAGCGGGGAGCAGGACCGGGTCGTCGCCGAGGCCGCCGAGGCCGCGTTCCGGCCCGTCCCGGCCCCGGCCTGA
- a CDS encoding type 1 glutamine amidotransferase domain-containing protein has protein sequence MTAGDLHGRTVAILAADGVERVELDLPRGALYGAGARVEVLSIHTGSLWAREWDKDPAGTVTVDRDVAEASVDDYDALLLPGGTVNPDQLRTHPVAVEFVRTFVATGRPVAAVCHGPWTLVEADVVRGRRLTSWASIRTDLRNAGAEVVDEEVCVDGQFVTSRSPFDLPAFCAAIVTRFAAVPARA, from the coding sequence GTGACGGCCGGGGACCTGCACGGCCGGACGGTCGCGATCCTCGCCGCCGACGGCGTGGAACGCGTCGAGCTCGACCTCCCCCGCGGCGCGCTCTACGGCGCCGGGGCCCGGGTCGAGGTGCTGTCCATCCACACCGGATCGCTGTGGGCCCGGGAGTGGGACAAGGACCCCGCGGGCACCGTCACCGTCGACCGGGACGTCGCCGAGGCCTCGGTCGACGACTACGACGCCCTGCTGCTGCCCGGGGGCACGGTCAACCCCGACCAGCTGCGCACCCACCCGGTCGCGGTCGAGTTCGTTCGGACCTTCGTGGCCACCGGCAGGCCGGTCGCGGCGGTGTGCCACGGCCCGTGGACCCTCGTCGAGGCCGACGTGGTCCGGGGGCGCCGGCTCACCTCGTGGGCGAGCATCCGCACCGACCTGCGCAACGCGGGCGCCGAGGTCGTCGACGAGGAGGTCTGCGTCGACGGCCAGTTCGTCACCAGCCGGTCCCCGTTCGACCTCCCCGCCTTCTGCGCCGCGATCGTCACCCGGTTCGCCGCCGTGCCCGCCCGGGCCTGA